The proteins below come from a single Vibrio natriegens NBRC 15636 = ATCC 14048 = DSM 759 genomic window:
- a CDS encoding NADP(H)-dependent aldo-keto reductase has translation MQYTKLPHSSLEISKICLGTMTFGEQNTEKEAFEQLDFALDHGVNFIDTAEMYPVPPQASTQGLTEQYIGNWLAKSGKREKVVLATKVAGPRSVPYIRDNMSLNRRNIHDAIDTSLERLQTDYVDLYQLHWPQRQTNCFGQLNYPYPDKQEEVTLIETLEALTELVNAGKVRYIGVSNETPWGVMSLLRLAEKHDLPRIVSIQNPYNLLNRSFEVGLSEISHYEGVQLLAYSPLAFGCLSGKYLNGAKPEGARCTKWERFARYFTPQGLKATEAYVNLAREHGLDPAQMALAFVNQRPFVASNIIGATNLDQLKANIDSIDLQLSEELLTEIQTIGTTYSNPCP, from the coding sequence ATGCAATACACCAAACTACCGCACTCATCGCTCGAGATAAGTAAGATTTGTCTTGGGACCATGACGTTCGGAGAACAAAATACAGAAAAAGAAGCGTTTGAGCAGCTCGACTTTGCCCTGGATCATGGGGTGAACTTCATCGATACCGCTGAGATGTACCCTGTGCCACCACAAGCATCGACACAAGGACTGACCGAACAATACATTGGAAATTGGCTAGCAAAATCAGGCAAACGAGAAAAAGTCGTACTGGCAACAAAAGTCGCCGGACCGAGAAGCGTTCCCTATATTCGCGACAACATGAGCCTGAATCGTCGTAATATTCACGATGCCATTGATACAAGCCTGGAACGACTACAAACGGATTACGTTGATCTATACCAATTGCACTGGCCACAACGTCAAACTAACTGCTTCGGACAACTGAATTACCCTTACCCAGACAAACAAGAAGAAGTGACCTTAATCGAAACACTAGAAGCATTAACCGAGCTGGTCAATGCGGGTAAGGTTCGCTATATCGGCGTATCAAATGAAACACCTTGGGGCGTAATGTCGTTGCTACGCTTAGCAGAAAAGCACGACTTGCCACGTATCGTATCCATTCAAAACCCGTATAACTTACTCAACCGCAGCTTTGAAGTGGGCTTATCCGAAATTAGCCACTACGAAGGCGTCCAACTACTGGCCTATTCCCCTCTCGCATTTGGTTGCCTGAGCGGTAAATATCTCAACGGAGCGAAACCAGAAGGCGCCCGCTGTACTAAATGGGAGCGCTTTGCTCGTTACTTTACGCCTCAGGGCCTCAAAGCAACCGAAGCGTATGTGAATCTGGCGAGAGAGCACGGTTTAGATCCGGCTCAAATGGCTCTGGCCTTCGTTAATCAGCGTCCGTTTGTCGCTTCAAATATTATTGGTGCCACTAACCTAGATCAGCTAAAAGCCAACATTGATAGTATTGATCTCCAACTCAGTGAAGAGCTGCTAACTGAAATTCAAACCATAGGCACCACTTATTCCAACCCTT
- a CDS encoding DUF6482 family protein has translation MQKHQLDMWLHGQHKDSYKMPKVFVIGCSDVSDYLLAVEYKHQLEPIKDGEEPIHFGSLELVKEELLRLGFDKAYLRLHNAYDECGSDEVASYCDIELSLITH, from the coding sequence ATGCAGAAGCATCAATTGGACATGTGGTTACATGGTCAGCACAAAGACAGCTATAAAATGCCTAAGGTCTTTGTGATAGGTTGCTCTGATGTCTCTGACTATTTGCTAGCAGTGGAATACAAACACCAACTGGAACCGATCAAAGATGGCGAAGAACCTATTCATTTCGGATCGTTAGAATTGGTGAAAGAAGAGCTGCTCAGGTTGGGGTTCGACAAAGCATATTTGAGGTTGCACAATGCGTACGACGAGTGCGGCAGTGATGAGGTCGCTTCATATTGTGATATTGAATTGTCACTCATCACACACTAA